The following are encoded together in the Thermus neutrinimicus genome:
- a CDS encoding GNAT family N-acetyltransferase — MIRPVTRQDLPGLLGLLRWMDESPKRGVLAPEARDLEGLAEELEDGLVLLRDGEVAGYVGLYAFWDGAALEGPLAYQEEDLPPLLQAAETRAQELRIERLYAFPREENHTLRQVLEGADFGLLHLTYFFVKNPEGLDYPPPEDVVIRRGFPGPGVYRELYRESEEGWALRLKWTDEELWEHFQDPHVHLLVAYRGDEPVGLAEVELEDREASVAYIGVVPKARGQGIGRALLAEAARLAQTKGATLLRVRAHDHETGALELYRNLGFSLEEAVATYAKELKARR; from the coding sequence ATGATCCGGCCCGTGACCCGCCAGGACCTTCCCGGGCTCCTTGGGCTCCTCCGCTGGATGGACGAAAGCCCCAAGCGGGGAGTTCTGGCCCCGGAGGCCCGGGACCTCGAGGGCCTGGCCGAGGAACTGGAGGACGGCCTGGTCCTCCTGAGGGACGGGGAGGTGGCGGGGTACGTGGGCCTTTATGCCTTTTGGGATGGAGCGGCCCTCGAGGGGCCCCTGGCCTACCAGGAGGAGGACCTTCCCCCTCTTCTCCAGGCCGCGGAAACACGGGCCCAGGAGCTTCGCATAGAACGGCTTTACGCCTTCCCCCGGGAGGAAAACCACACCCTGCGCCAAGTGCTGGAGGGGGCCGACTTCGGCCTTTTGCACCTCACCTACTTCTTCGTGAAAAACCCGGAGGGCCTGGACTACCCACCCCCTGAGGACGTGGTCATCCGAAGGGGTTTCCCGGGACCCGGGGTATATCGGGAGCTCTACCGGGAAAGCGAGGAGGGCTGGGCCTTACGCCTCAAATGGACGGACGAGGAGCTTTGGGAACATTTCCAGGATCCCCATGTCCACCTCCTGGTGGCCTACCGGGGGGACGAACCCGTGGGCCTGGCCGAGGTGGAGCTGGAGGATAGGGAAGCCAGCGTGGCCTACATAGGCGTGGTGCCCAAGGCCCGGGGCCAGGGCATCGGGCGGGCCCTCTTGGCGGAGGCGGCGAGGCTGGCGCAGACAAAAGGGGCCACCCTCCTCAGGGTCCGGGCCCACGACCACGAGACCGGGGCCTTGGAGCTTTACCGCAACCTGGGGTTCAGCCTGGAAGAGGCCGTGGCCACCTACGCCAAGGAGCTTAAGGCCAGGCGGTAG
- a CDS encoding nucleotidyltransferase substrate binding protein, translating to MGKERLRERLHLFRRAVDGLASVLAQPKNEFLRDSAIQRFEFTFELAWKVLKEYLEYQGIEARSPRAAIRSAFQVGLLPEDPGWLEMLELRNLTSHTYDEALAEKVYGELPNTLERFRHLLQRLEEVEGKGT from the coding sequence TTGGGGAAGGAGAGGCTTAGGGAGCGCTTGCACCTTTTCCGCCGGGCAGTGGATGGCCTGGCCAGTGTCCTGGCCCAGCCCAAGAACGAGTTCCTGCGGGACTCCGCCATCCAGCGCTTTGAGTTCACCTTCGAACTGGCTTGGAAGGTCCTCAAGGAGTACCTGGAATATCAAGGCATCGAGGCCCGCTCCCCTAGGGCAGCCATCCGGAGCGCCTTCCAAGTGGGTCTTTTGCCGGAGGACCCAGGCTGGCTGGAAATGCTGGAGCTTCGAAACCTTACCAGCCACACCTACGATGAAGCCCTGGCAGAGAAGGTTTATGGGGAACTGCCCAACACCTTGGAAAGGTTCCGCCACCTTTTGCAGAGGCTAGAGGAAGTAGAGGGGAAGGGCACCTAG
- a CDS encoding P-II family nitrogen regulator, whose translation MKLIVAIIRPEKLQEVLEALFKVEVRGLSISRVQGHGGETERVETYRGTTVKMALHEKVRLEIGVSEPFVRPTVEAILKAARTGEVGDGKIFVLPVEKVYRIRTGEEDEAAVTPVQ comes from the coding sequence ATGAAGCTCATCGTGGCCATCATCCGGCCGGAGAAGCTCCAGGAGGTCCTGGAAGCCCTCTTCAAGGTGGAGGTGCGGGGGCTATCCATCAGCAGGGTCCAGGGGCACGGAGGGGAGACGGAAAGGGTGGAAACCTACCGGGGGACCACGGTGAAGATGGCCCTGCACGAAAAGGTGCGCCTGGAGATCGGGGTGTCCGAGCCCTTTGTTCGGCCCACGGTGGAGGCCATCCTCAAAGCGGCCCGCACCGGGGAGGTGGGGGACGGAAAGATTTTCGTTTTGCCGGTGGAGAAGGTCTACCGGATCCGCACAGGGGAAGAGGACGAGGCCGCGGTGACCCCGGTACAATAG
- a CDS encoding HrcA family transcriptional regulator: MTARQRAILHLLVVEYIKTKAPVPSARLAEGLGLSPALARYELIALEEMGYLSKPHASAGRVPTRQAFRQYSLSLLPPKPLPEATQERLQRALEGAREPEAFLVKMAVGLSGYPALLRLRPRNSPKVLQVHLSPLPEGTLAVFVLEGGRVKEVRLPLTLPSERLKQAEEALSGPFATLPPAPRGLEELFAHLSRALSAGLSLVYREGLAEALKEPEAKDPGFLERLVALYEAGGEEAVLTPPGRVDVRVGEVEGLAQVQAGFARGEWLGELVLLGPMRMRYLEALSVALSLSQVYTGQHAG; the protein is encoded by the coding sequence GTGACGGCCAGGCAGCGGGCCATCCTTCACCTCCTGGTGGTGGAGTACATCAAGACCAAAGCCCCTGTGCCCTCGGCGAGGTTGGCCGAGGGCCTGGGGCTTTCCCCTGCCCTGGCCCGGTATGAGCTCATCGCCCTCGAGGAGATGGGCTACCTCTCCAAGCCCCACGCCTCCGCGGGCCGGGTCCCCACCCGGCAGGCCTTCCGCCAGTACTCCCTCTCCCTCCTTCCCCCCAAACCCTTGCCCGAGGCCACCCAGGAACGGCTCCAGCGGGCCCTGGAGGGGGCCCGGGAGCCCGAGGCCTTCTTGGTGAAGATGGCGGTGGGGCTTTCCGGGTACCCCGCCCTTCTCCGCCTCAGGCCCAGGAACTCTCCCAAGGTGCTCCAGGTCCACCTCTCCCCCCTGCCGGAAGGAACCCTGGCGGTCTTCGTCCTGGAAGGGGGGAGGGTGAAGGAGGTCCGGCTTCCCCTCACCCTCCCGTCCGAGCGATTGAAACAGGCGGAAGAAGCCCTCTCGGGGCCCTTTGCCACCCTACCCCCAGCTCCGCGCGGCCTGGAGGAGCTCTTCGCCCACCTCTCCCGGGCCCTTTCCGCAGGCCTTTCCCTCGTCTACCGGGAGGGTCTGGCCGAGGCCTTAAAGGAACCGGAGGCCAAGGATCCCGGCTTTCTGGAGCGGCTGGTGGCTCTTTACGAGGCCGGGGGGGAGGAGGCGGTCCTAACCCCTCCCGGCCGGGTGGACGTGCGGGTGGGGGAGGTGGAGGGCCTGGCCCAGGTGCAGGCGGGCTTCGCCCGGGGGGAGTGGCTGGGGGAGCTGGTGCTGCTGGGGCCCATGCGCATGCGCTACCTCGAGGCCCTCTCCGTAGCCTTAAGCCTCAGCCAGGTCTATACTGGACAGCATGCGGGTTGA
- a CDS encoding Uma2 family endonuclease: protein MTERSLRPLTEEEYLALEEGGPGRHGLVGGIPYAMDGASLDHNLMVTHLVAPLKPLAWDQGCRVYRETARLKVSEDTFYYPDAMVLCGPQAHPLYATAPCLVGEVLSPGTEAQDRRERLSHYLRRPSLQAYLLLEEARPGGILYRKTPSGFREEEVGESLILPCPEGTLRLKEIHEGVA from the coding sequence GTGACCGAGCGGTCCTTGCGCCCGCTAACGGAGGAGGAATACCTGGCCCTGGAAGAGGGGGGCCCCGGGCGCCACGGGCTGGTGGGGGGAATCCCCTACGCCATGGACGGGGCCAGCCTGGACCATAACCTCATGGTCACCCACCTGGTGGCCCCTTTAAAACCCTTGGCCTGGGACCAAGGATGCCGGGTCTATAGGGAAACTGCCCGGCTTAAGGTTTCCGAGGACACCTTCTACTACCCCGACGCCATGGTGCTCTGCGGCCCCCAGGCCCATCCCCTTTACGCAACCGCCCCTTGTCTGGTGGGGGAAGTCCTCTCCCCCGGTACCGAGGCCCAGGACCGAAGGGAGAGGCTTTCCCATTACCTCAGGCGCCCTAGCCTCCAGGCCTATCTTCTTCTGGAGGAGGCCAGGCCGGGAGGCATCCTCTACCGCAAGACCCCTTCGGGGTTCCGGGAGGAAGAGGTGGGGGAAAGCCTTATCCTGCCCTGCCCGGAAGGCACCTTAAGGCTTAAGGAGATCCACGAGGGCGTGGCATGA
- a CDS encoding histone deacetylase family protein — protein sequence MRAYTTAHLKVDLPQGHPFPLYKYQGVAEALKDLLPVLPAPEVPREALHLAHRPEYVERLFSEGLSRQESLRLGLPFSPSLLRRALFAAGGTLAAALDALELGLGLNLSGGTHHAFPDRAEGYSLFNDVAVAVAWLRREGFSGRVLVVDLDAHQGNGTAVFFQADPTVFTLSLHGERNYPLKKERSDLDVGLPDGVGDEAYLFALEEALETARAFRPELVFYNAGVDVLRGDRFGRLGLSLKGVRKRDERVFRLVKALGVPLVVVMGGGYNRDPRLMVEAHAETYRLALSSLA from the coding sequence GTGCGGGCCTACACCACTGCCCACCTGAAGGTGGACCTCCCCCAGGGCCACCCTTTCCCCCTCTACAAGTACCAAGGGGTGGCGGAGGCCCTGAAGGATCTCCTTCCCGTCCTGCCTGCCCCAGAGGTGCCCCGGGAGGCCCTCCACCTGGCCCACCGCCCGGAGTACGTGGAAAGGCTTTTCAGCGAGGGGCTTTCCCGCCAGGAGTCCTTGCGCCTGGGCCTGCCCTTTAGCCCAAGCCTCCTCAGGCGGGCCCTCTTTGCGGCGGGAGGGACCCTGGCGGCGGCCTTGGATGCCTTGGAACTGGGCCTCGGCCTAAACCTCTCCGGGGGCACCCACCATGCCTTTCCCGACCGGGCCGAGGGGTATAGCCTCTTCAACGATGTGGCGGTGGCCGTGGCCTGGCTGAGGCGGGAGGGTTTTTCCGGCCGGGTTTTGGTGGTGGATCTGGACGCCCACCAGGGAAACGGCACCGCGGTCTTTTTCCAGGCAGATCCCACCGTTTTCACCCTTTCCCTCCACGGGGAGCGGAACTACCCCTTGAAGAAGGAGCGGAGTGACCTCGATGTGGGCCTTCCCGACGGGGTGGGGGACGAGGCCTACCTCTTTGCCCTGGAGGAGGCTTTGGAAACGGCCCGGGCTTTCCGGCCCGAGCTGGTCTTCTACAACGCGGGGGTGGACGTGCTGAGGGGGGATCGGTTTGGCCGCCTGGGCCTGAGCCTTAAAGGGGTGCGGAAGCGGGATGAGCGGGTTTTCCGCCTGGTAAAGGCCTTAGGGGTGCCCTTGGTGGTGGTGATGGGCGGGGGGTACAACCGCGATCCCCGGCTCATGGTGGAGGCCCATGCGGAGACCTACCGCCTGGCCTTAAGCTCCTTGGCGTAG
- a CDS encoding nucleotidyltransferase family protein, protein MGEGAREEVLKEASRRIGKLLKGRRYRLYLFGSRARGEASPRSDYDLALWADPPLDLATLARIREALEELPILQRVDLVELSWAPGLQKTVEEEGILIGEGEA, encoded by the coding sequence GTGGGGGAAGGAGCCCGGGAAGAGGTGCTAAAGGAGGCCTCGAGGCGGATAGGGAAGCTCCTTAAGGGAAGACGCTACCGCCTTTACCTCTTTGGCTCCCGGGCCCGGGGAGAGGCTAGCCCCCGCTCGGACTACGACCTGGCCCTATGGGCTGACCCGCCCCTAGACTTGGCCACCCTGGCCCGCATCCGGGAAGCCCTGGAGGAGCTTCCCATCCTGCAAAGGGTAGACCTGGTGGAGCTCTCCTGGGCTCCAGGGCTTCAGAAGACCGTGGAGGAGGAGGGGATCCTCATTGGGGAAGGAGAGGCTTAG
- a CDS encoding diacylglycerol/lipid kinase family protein has product MERWVIVNPAAGRGKVGRLSGFILKAAREKGAKAFLTEGPGHATEIAQAAPAGARVVAVGGDGTVHEVLRGLAGAEKVLGVVPIGSGNDFARMLGLKGLPWKEALDLALFAQEEAIDLCWVNGEPFGASLGIGFDALVAKKALTAPAFLRGMPRYLYALFGVLKELRLPEGRVVVEGEEVHRGPLLLVAVMNGPAYGGGIPIAPMADPRDGQLSLVLARSFTRPGVVFILPRLLLGKHLSHPQVVAFMGREVRVEFAHPVPAHADGELLPEASLYWARVEPLGLRVVGGRAGQKGERPLLSPVGAG; this is encoded by the coding sequence GTGGAAAGGTGGGTCATCGTCAACCCGGCGGCGGGGCGGGGGAAGGTGGGGAGGCTTTCCGGCTTCATCCTAAAGGCCGCTCGGGAAAAAGGGGCTAAGGCCTTTCTCACCGAGGGCCCAGGCCACGCCACGGAGATCGCCCAGGCGGCTCCGGCGGGGGCGCGGGTGGTGGCGGTGGGGGGGGACGGCACGGTGCATGAGGTTTTACGGGGTCTTGCGGGTGCGGAAAAGGTTTTAGGGGTGGTGCCCATCGGTAGCGGCAACGACTTCGCCCGCATGCTGGGCCTGAAGGGACTTCCCTGGAAAGAGGCCTTGGACCTGGCCCTCTTCGCCCAGGAGGAGGCCATAGACCTCTGCTGGGTAAACGGCGAACCCTTTGGGGCCTCCCTGGGCATCGGCTTTGACGCCCTGGTGGCCAAGAAGGCCCTCACCGCCCCCGCCTTCCTCCGGGGCATGCCCCGCTACCTCTACGCCCTATTCGGGGTGCTTAAGGAACTCCGTCTGCCCGAGGGGCGGGTGGTGGTGGAGGGGGAGGAGGTGCACCGGGGGCCCCTCCTCCTGGTGGCGGTGATGAACGGGCCCGCCTATGGGGGTGGCATCCCCATCGCCCCCATGGCCGATCCCCGGGATGGCCAGCTTTCCTTGGTCCTAGCCCGCTCCTTCACCCGGCCCGGGGTGGTCTTCATCCTGCCCCGGCTCCTCTTGGGCAAGCACCTTTCCCATCCTCAGGTGGTGGCCTTTATGGGCCGGGAGGTGAGGGTGGAGTTTGCCCATCCTGTCCCCGCCCATGCCGACGGGGAGCTTCTTCCCGAGGCCAGCCTGTACTGGGCCCGGGTGGAGCCATTGGGCCTTAGGGTGGTGGGGGGAAGGGCAGGGCAAAAGGGGGAAAGGCCCCTCCTGAGCCCAGTGGGAGCGGGTTGA
- a CDS encoding histidine phosphatase family protein: protein MGLLAHFLKGPHPKTTLLLTRAGPVENPEHVLYSHPGLPLAEQGRQALRSLARLAQGYPVAWVYAADSLAEAEAARLLAEALQVPFSLLPELRERSWGRWEGLSFPQVRERYPQEVAAWMEDEAGFTPPGGESLGKAWERGREAIKSLLGKHRGQALLVVGNCTLNRAALSLALPLPVEEGLRVEQDYARLSVVEFYGEEGVVKALNLGQLEERS from the coding sequence ATGGGGCTTCTGGCCCATTTCCTGAAGGGCCCTCATCCCAAGACCACCCTGCTCCTCACCCGGGCCGGGCCGGTGGAAAACCCGGAACACGTCCTCTACAGCCATCCGGGCCTTCCCCTTGCGGAACAGGGCAGGCAGGCCCTCCGCTCCCTGGCCAGGCTGGCCCAGGGCTACCCCGTGGCCTGGGTCTACGCCGCCGACAGCCTGGCCGAGGCCGAGGCGGCCCGGCTTCTCGCGGAGGCCCTCCAGGTGCCCTTTTCCCTCCTCCCGGAACTGAGGGAACGCAGCTGGGGGAGGTGGGAAGGGCTGAGCTTTCCCCAGGTAAGGGAGCGGTACCCCCAGGAGGTGGCCGCCTGGATGGAGGACGAGGCCGGCTTTACCCCTCCAGGCGGGGAAAGCCTTGGGAAAGCCTGGGAAAGGGGCCGGGAAGCGATCAAAAGCCTCCTGGGAAAGCATCGGGGTCAGGCTCTCCTGGTGGTGGGGAACTGCACGTTGAACCGGGCCGCCTTGAGCCTGGCCCTGCCCCTTCCCGTGGAAGAGGGCCTCAGGGTGGAGCAGGACTACGCCCGGCTTTCCGTGGTGGAGTTCTACGGGGAGGAAGGGGTGGTTAAAGCCCTCAATCTGGGCCAGCTCGAGGAGCGGTCTTGA
- a CDS encoding ammonium transporter, with amino-acid sequence MRKTLFLAASGLSGLALAEGVDGAATAWMLVSTALVLLMTPALAFFYGGLVRSKNSLNTMMMSFAALGFVGVGWALLGYSLAFAEGGPWLGNLGHALLKGVGLEAKGEIPHLLFMAFQGTFAIITAALLTGGMVERMRFPALLLFLSLWGLLVYAPLAHWVWGGGFLGSLGALDFAGGTVVHINAGVAALVGALVLGARKDYGRQAILPHNVPFTLLGAALLWFGWFGFNGGSALGSGALASLAFVNTLLAPAAALVAWVLLDLLRTGKVTAVGLATAIVVGLVAITPAAGLVSPLSALVLGAVSAFPSYFFLLWRPRTRLDDSLDVFGAHGIAGMTGALLTGLLAEKAWNGVADGLLFGNPMQLAIQALAVGVAVAYSALGTFLLLKLTDLLTPLRASPKEEGMGLDVTQHGEEAYVEGEGAILVLSEANPPALKPLGGEA; translated from the coding sequence ATGCGGAAGACCCTATTCCTAGCGGCAAGCGGGCTTTCAGGACTGGCCTTGGCAGAGGGGGTAGACGGGGCGGCTACGGCCTGGATGCTGGTTTCCACGGCCCTGGTCCTCCTCATGACCCCGGCTTTGGCCTTCTTCTACGGCGGCCTGGTGCGGAGCAAAAACAGCTTGAACACCATGATGATGAGCTTCGCCGCCCTAGGCTTCGTGGGCGTGGGCTGGGCCCTTCTGGGCTATAGCCTAGCCTTTGCCGAGGGCGGTCCTTGGCTGGGGAACCTGGGCCACGCCCTTCTGAAGGGGGTGGGCCTCGAGGCCAAGGGGGAGATCCCCCATCTCCTCTTCATGGCCTTCCAGGGCACCTTCGCCATCATCACCGCCGCCCTCCTCACCGGGGGCATGGTGGAAAGGATGCGCTTCCCTGCCCTCCTTCTCTTCCTCAGCCTCTGGGGGCTTTTGGTCTACGCTCCCCTGGCCCACTGGGTTTGGGGCGGGGGGTTTTTGGGGTCCTTAGGGGCCCTGGACTTCGCCGGGGGAACAGTGGTGCACATCAACGCCGGCGTGGCCGCCCTGGTGGGGGCCTTGGTGCTGGGTGCCCGGAAGGACTATGGCCGTCAGGCCATCCTGCCCCATAACGTACCCTTTACGCTTCTGGGGGCTGCTCTCCTCTGGTTCGGCTGGTTCGGGTTCAACGGGGGAAGCGCCCTGGGCTCCGGGGCCCTGGCCAGCTTGGCCTTTGTCAACACCCTCCTCGCCCCCGCGGCCGCTTTGGTGGCCTGGGTTCTCCTGGACCTCCTCCGCACCGGCAAGGTCACGGCGGTGGGCCTGGCCACCGCCATCGTGGTGGGCTTGGTGGCCATCACCCCAGCGGCGGGGCTCGTATCCCCCCTGTCCGCCCTGGTGCTGGGGGCGGTGAGCGCCTTCCCCAGCTACTTCTTCCTCCTATGGCGGCCCAGGACCCGGCTGGATGACTCCCTGGACGTCTTCGGCGCCCACGGGATTGCGGGCATGACTGGCGCCCTCCTCACCGGCCTTCTGGCGGAGAAGGCCTGGAACGGGGTGGCGGACGGCCTCCTCTTCGGCAACCCCATGCAACTCGCCATCCAGGCCCTGGCGGTAGGGGTGGCGGTGGCCTACTCCGCCTTGGGTACCTTCCTCCTCCTCAAGCTCACGGACCTTCTCACCCCCTTGCGGGCCAGCCCCAAGGAGGAAGGGATGGGCCTGGATGTGACCCAGCACGGGGAGGAAGCCTATGTGGAGGGCGAGGGGGCCATCCTGGTGCTCTCGGAGGCCAACCCTCCAGCCCTTAAGCCCCTGGGAGGTGAGGCATGA
- a CDS encoding ATP-binding protein codes for MTWEELLERISLGQDERTLFLPPDLSPEELARYAAGLANHRGGILFLGVDGEGRVVGASEIHPLQITHALFQLTQGLLLPYVEVIEGPMGRVLALHVPQSPAAVAVGAGRVPFWDGKRLTELRVGQALPEPDFTAQVLPAASLSDLDPVEVLRLRRILEERGSNLAALPDLELLFALGLLERVEGQDKPTVAGLLLAGTPLALRRLLPQAEVSYYFHESEEGYTFREDMLRPIPALLQRLRDLIQARNRVRYLTVGLFRLEVWDFDQEVYREALLNALVHRDWQSPDAIQVHHYPDRLEVSNPGSLPPGITPENILRHPPKRRNPRLAEALYRLGYVERAGSGVDKMYRLLLKYGKEPPEYRLFPEALTLVLYNPELDEAFVRELAEAQERLGGFSLDHLIAVGHLRRVGEASLEELSRALQLPLEAARKVLARMERMGLLRKEGGRYHLLRRDSLGERALGLLTNPLSRREVEAQLGLSSRAALALLNRLIREGKVERVGRGAATRYRRL; via the coding sequence GTGACGTGGGAAGAGCTCTTGGAGCGGATTTCCTTGGGCCAGGACGAGCGCACCCTCTTCCTGCCCCCGGACCTTTCCCCGGAGGAGCTGGCCCGCTACGCCGCAGGCCTAGCCAACCACCGGGGCGGGATCCTCTTCCTGGGGGTGGACGGGGAAGGCCGGGTGGTGGGCGCCTCGGAGATCCATCCCTTGCAGATCACCCATGCCCTTTTCCAGCTCACCCAGGGGCTCCTCCTTCCCTATGTGGAGGTGATCGAGGGACCTATGGGCCGGGTTTTGGCCCTTCACGTGCCCCAGAGCCCGGCGGCCGTGGCCGTGGGGGCGGGAAGGGTTCCCTTTTGGGACGGCAAAAGGCTTACGGAGCTGAGGGTGGGGCAGGCCCTGCCGGAGCCCGACTTCACCGCCCAGGTTTTGCCGGCGGCGAGCCTTTCCGACCTGGACCCGGTGGAGGTCTTGCGCCTAAGGCGCATCCTGGAGGAGCGGGGGAGCAACCTGGCGGCCTTGCCGGATTTGGAGCTTCTCTTCGCCCTGGGGCTTTTGGAGCGGGTGGAGGGACAGGACAAGCCCACGGTGGCGGGGCTTCTTCTTGCGGGCACCCCCTTGGCCTTAAGGCGGCTTCTTCCCCAGGCGGAGGTGAGCTACTATTTCCACGAGAGCGAGGAGGGGTACACCTTCCGGGAGGATATGCTTCGCCCCATCCCCGCCCTTTTGCAGCGGCTTAGGGACCTGATCCAGGCCCGGAACCGGGTGCGCTACCTTACGGTGGGGTTATTCCGCCTCGAGGTCTGGGACTTTGACCAGGAGGTTTACCGGGAGGCCCTCCTAAACGCCCTGGTCCACCGGGACTGGCAGAGCCCGGATGCCATTCAGGTGCACCACTACCCGGATCGCCTGGAGGTTTCCAACCCGGGAAGCCTCCCCCCCGGCATCACCCCGGAGAACATCCTCCGCCACCCCCCCAAAAGGCGGAATCCCCGCCTGGCCGAGGCCCTCTACCGGCTCGGCTACGTGGAGCGGGCGGGAAGCGGGGTGGACAAGATGTACCGCCTCCTCCTCAAGTACGGCAAAGAGCCCCCGGAGTACCGGCTTTTCCCCGAGGCCCTCACCCTGGTCCTCTACAACCCGGAACTGGACGAGGCCTTTGTGCGGGAGCTGGCGGAGGCCCAGGAGCGCCTGGGCGGCTTTAGCCTGGACCACCTCATCGCCGTGGGCCACCTGCGGAGGGTGGGGGAGGCCAGCCTCGAGGAGCTTTCCCGGGCCCTACAGCTTCCCTTGGAGGCGGCCCGCAAGGTCCTGGCCCGCATGGAGCGCATGGGCCTTTTGCGCAAGGAGGGGGGAAGGTACCACCTCCTGCGGCGCGATTCCTTGGGGGAAAGGGCCTTGGGCCTCCTAACCAATCCCCTCTCCCGGCGGGAGGTGGAGGCCCAGCTGGGGCTTTCCTCGAGGGCCGCCCTGGCCCTTTTGAACCGCCTCATCCGGGAAGGCAAGGTGGAGCGGGTGGGCCGGGGAGCGGCCACCCGGTACCGGCGCCTCTAG
- a CDS encoding tRNA (cytidine(34)-2'-O)-methyltransferase: MPHLVLFQPEIPQNAGNIARTAAALGWPLHLIRPLGFRLGDPRLKRAGLDYWPHVDLRLHDTWEAFLESLPSGAQVWAFSVRGQRSLYQVRFQGEDYLLFGPETRGLPGEVLEAFPSVYIPMPGPVRSLNLAVAVGVAAYEAYRQLHGA, from the coding sequence ATGCCCCACCTGGTCCTTTTTCAGCCGGAAATCCCCCAAAATGCTGGGAATATCGCCCGCACCGCCGCTGCCCTGGGCTGGCCCTTGCACCTCATCCGCCCCTTGGGCTTCCGCCTGGGCGACCCCAGGCTCAAACGGGCGGGCCTGGACTACTGGCCCCACGTGGACCTGCGCCTCCACGACACCTGGGAGGCTTTCCTGGAAAGCCTGCCCTCCGGGGCGCAGGTCTGGGCCTTTAGCGTCAGGGGGCAGAGGAGCCTCTACCAGGTGCGTTTCCAGGGGGAAGATTACCTCCTCTTCGGCCCTGAAACCCGGGGGCTTCCTGGGGAGGTGCTGGAGGCCTTTCCCAGCGTGTACATCCCCATGCCGGGACCGGTTCGCTCCTTAAACCTGGCGGTGGCCGTGGGGGTTGCGGCCTACGAGGCCTACCGGCAGCTCCATGGGGCATGA
- a CDS encoding molybdenum cofactor biosynthesis protein has product MRVEVRLFALYREQAGTDRLLLELPEGARVLDAKEALEKRFPGLRLDGGMAAVNQALAQGETPLKEGDEVAFLPPVSGGQDSYGLTHEPLDLKALVDWATSPEYGAVVSFLGTTRSPNRGEEVAFLEYEAYPGMAEKVMAEIIGEMRSRFPLGRVALWHRLGRVNPGEASIAIVVSARHRPEAFAACQYAIDRVKQVLPVWKKEHRPDGSFWVEGFSPEENRL; this is encoded by the coding sequence ATGCGGGTTGAGGTTCGGCTCTTCGCCCTTTACCGGGAACAGGCGGGCACGGACCGCCTCCTCTTGGAGCTTCCCGAGGGAGCCCGGGTGCTTGATGCCAAAGAGGCCCTGGAGAAGCGCTTTCCCGGCCTTAGGCTGGATGGCGGCATGGCGGCGGTGAACCAGGCCTTGGCCCAAGGGGAAACCCCCCTAAAGGAGGGGGATGAGGTGGCCTTTCTGCCCCCGGTCTCGGGAGGGCAGGACTCCTACGGCCTCACCCATGAGCCCCTGGACCTTAAGGCCCTGGTGGACTGGGCCACCTCTCCCGAGTACGGGGCGGTGGTGAGCTTCCTGGGCACCACCCGAAGCCCCAACCGGGGGGAGGAGGTGGCCTTTTTGGAGTACGAGGCCTACCCGGGCATGGCGGAGAAGGTCATGGCGGAGATCATCGGGGAGATGCGCTCCCGCTTTCCCCTGGGCCGGGTGGCCCTTTGGCACCGCCTGGGCCGGGTGAACCCCGGGGAGGCCTCCATCGCCATCGTGGTTTCGGCCCGGCACCGCCCCGAGGCCTTCGCCGCCTGCCAGTATGCCATAGACCGGGTAAAGCAGGTCCTCCCGGTTTGGAAAAAGGAACACCGTCCCGACGGGAGCTTCTGGGTGGAGGGCTTCTCCCCGGAGGAAAACCGGCTCTAG